The following is a genomic window from Malus sylvestris chromosome 7, drMalSylv7.2, whole genome shotgun sequence.
TTTCTACACTTGTAAGTGAGCCGGTATTTCtctttcacttgtaagtgagcggtcttaggttcaattctcgccaaaagcgaatttgaaccacattattgttagctcattatgaggcttaGACCACTCCCCaaccctttagtgtagataatatcgtttgttaaaaaaaaaaaactttattttcttggttttggAAAGATACTCTTATTtgtatttaaaaacaaaaattcttaaaatataATTCATGGattaatctctactaattaataaaacactcattgtcaactaaaaccctatgaaattatcaatttaaccctctaattaaaacagaacatgaataagaaatatggggcagaaatgtaatttcacacaaccaaattttgctgttttttttttcaaagtctcacctacatgtaattcTAACATatatctaattaaaaaaaaaaaaaaaacttcccacccccacattctctctcactctcttcctctctctctccttttatttcaaaaacaaaaataaaaaatttactcaCACATTTGTGtatgcccatatgctagtactTGGTTTATAAAAATACAGACGAGGGAGAGTTGAATATAGGACTAGGTGCACGAGCAAAATGTATTTAACCACTTGAGTTAAAAATTCTTTTGTAAGTTAGATcttaaaaatttaaacttttaGAAATATCTATTAACAATTCATTCATGAGCATATtctattaaaaagaaaaaaaattcatatataGCCAATTATGTTATCGTCGCTTAATGTATCGATTCATGTGTAATAGCATGATTGCATGTATTATAACCGTACGAATATATAGCAATGCTATGTTCTCACCCAGAAAATTACTTGTACATAGTCCTCGATTaattaaagggaactttaacgaaaagctctcagtattgttaactttaacgaaaaatcatatttgtacactaaaaagtttatcttgatactattcactttactttttattttgtttttatcgttaaaactcaaagttttcaatttttttttattaattttcctttaattaAACCTAGTTTCGCATAGAAACAAGTCGAATCTTCTTTTCAAGCAAGGTTCACACGACATGGACATTAGGATCattctgtctctctctcatcttcatGTGTGATTTATTTCGATGATAAATAAGACTTCAGTTTTGTTGGTACTCGATATAGAAAACACCTGCCTTAATGCTTTGCGGTACTAACCAGGGATTGTAAACCCGAGGGAGGTATATATGTGCAGTATCCATGTTTGGTCACACCTACCTTGTCCCTTCCCTCTTCGAATTTGTGCCATTGTAATATTATATGGTTGGCTTAAAGGTTACTAAAAAATATTTGTCCTTGCCAAATCCCGTTTAGCCAAATGGCAAAATTGAAACACTTTTTCAGGCACAAGATtcaaatgagagatttttcagtgtgatcggaaCACGGAATACAAATAGTAAAATATGCGTGTTAacaagttaataacttaaatattaaaatttttcacaacttatataaaaacacgtgatgtaccacttgtattttattacaataaaaaatttcttcaaagaAAAGGTAAGTCTTAAAACtacaaaattaatattttaaattttaaaaagtgtTATTGCCACTCCAAAAAGTTATCTTGCACTTCTtcctaattaaaaattaaaaagtatatGATGATCATTTTGGAATCTAATAAAAAATCCTTAAACTCATGTATATGTGAATTACCTGacaattatatacatatttgttaGACCGGTCGAATGTATGTGGAAGATGACGTCGCAATTGCTTATAAGGTGTTGAATTACTTTATATGTTTTATTTTCCAAAAATCTGACAAATAAAAGGAAAGGAGATCATAAAGATATACGGACGTGGTAGAATTTTGACTTTCTTCATAGTATCAATACAGGTCAACATACATGTGAACCACATGCTCCATATCACTTAATTTGTGTTGCCCACATACTAATAAGCTTAAACATTTTAGTGGGTCGGACGTGTGAGAATGCAAAGAGATGTCCCAAATAGAAAGTTTATCAATAGTAGTTAAATATGCTACACATATTTAGGCATTATAAGCATTGGTaacatgtttttttcttttccataaaTTTGGCATGCAATTAATGTTGTCAAATTATCAAATTTAGTCTACATTAGAAAATGTCTTACACTCGAGGTTCTACTTCTTCCCCTAATATATCTGTATGCAATAAATTTTCCTTTGAAGCATTTAGTCCGTTTTCATTAATCATTTTTGTGGTGGAATCTGCTTTTTACTCTTAGCTCTTGCATGGAAAGTTCGTAACTGAGTGCATAATTCACGAAAGTTGTCTTTGCTCACGCACTTCAAACAAACGTTAGCGGAGTCCTCCAACTTTGATTATTGcatttttataaacaaaaaataataatattagagAGCTCTTTCTGTTGACTGATGTTCAGTCTACAAAACATCATAACTGAGGAAGGTTTCTATCAGTTATATGGAGCTATAAAATCCACCTTGAGCTTTTAGTGTCTCGTGTGCCCTCCTGGAGTCATTTCTGAGGCAGTTCATTTACATAGAAGGTctatttacttatttatttatttagttattttgtGTTTTCCCTCCTACTTTGAGGTCTGCATTTGATATGTGATTGTGTATACTTAGGCTTAGCCAAATTGGCTATAGCAGTGTGGTCTCCTAATCTGCACCCAAGTTTGAGTCCCTCTTTCCATAGTTTAGATAATTTAGTGGAAATTATCCCGTTGTTTGTCAAAAAAGAAACTGAGGTTGGATTGTCAGAAAGTACTACATTTGTATAGTGATATCAAAAGCTCAAGTGAAGTGACCTCATTaggaagttttattttattttggaatTGCAGTATCAACTTAAGCATGGCTGAGGAGCAACATTTGCATGAGCCAGTGAGCAAGTGGAAGATGCCTGTTGGTGTTTTCTTCAAAGATGCAAGGTATACAGTTTCACATTTACCATATTTTAATTagccccagtttggggttgaggtgattttaaaaaaagctcctatgaaaaaaagctgggagtgtttttggtgtttggtaaacttaaaaaaaatggcttattttggaagctgctgtgagaataagctgaaatcaaaggaaaaagctgaagctgcaatttgtagctttggaaaactggctttttttcaaagcacacagaactacagtgctcctttaatgaaaagacccactatcagactgcttttttttccaaaagcacttttacaaaaaagtttaccaaacactctgctgatttatttcacagccgcttattctcacagcagctttttttcaaagcacagcaataccaaaccagcccttagtactctctctctaattaattttctgcTTTGGGGACAGCCTTTTCTATCTTAATTTAAGGTTGATAAGGGTAAAgtactaaagtttttttttttttttttccacgtgATTGCAGGCGTGTTTTCAAATGGGATACACTCGGGAAGGAGATACTGCAGATTGCATTCCCTGCTGCTCTCGCTGTAGCTGCTGATCCAGTTGCTTCTTTGATTGACACAGCATTCATTGGTCATATAGGTACATTTGCCTTTGCTTTATCTTGATTTTTAGAGGAGCTTGCATTGGAATGCATAAATTTTTAGGAAATAATTTTGTTTGTAAATAATTGTCCGCATGTTCACAGTAAGATAAAAATTGTATGGAGTTTGGCAACATTGATCAGTGTTGTACTAAAAACTCATCAGTTGCTGTATTATTGAAAGACACGGTTATTAGTTCATGTTCGACTGATCTTTGTTTCACGTAGATTGACTCGATAGATGAATCTTTTTGTCCTATAGGTCCAGTCGAGCTTGCGGCAGCAGGAGTATCTATTGCCCTGTTCAACCAGGCTTCAAGGATTACTATATTCCCATTAGTCAGTATAACAACTTCCTTTGTTGCCGAGGAAGATACTGTTGCAAAAATGAACACGGAATCTGCGAAAGGTGAGAAGCGGGAAAAGAATTCAGACATGCTTGATGACATGGAAAAAGGGGCTGCCAAACCAAAAGGAGATGATACACCTCAAAATGGTAAGCATCTAGGAAAATTTTCAACTCAAAACAGTAGGGTGGAAAAGGCTTCAACTGATGATATTGAGTGTGTGGAAGCGGAAAAAGGTGCTGCTGAAGCGGAAGGTGAGAGATCAGACGAGGGATTAGCTAAAGATATTGAATCAAAAAAAGTCATATTGGAAAATGTTAAGCTTGAGAATGCAGAGAAAGGTGCTGCTAAAAACAGTGTTCAACTAGAAAATGgtactctttctctcttttgatcTCTAGGCTCTAGCTCACTGCCATTAGAACCCAAAGATCAATAAATATCTTAAAACATAATATGCATTGGTGGTTTCTTGATTAGGTTCCAAAACCACTATGGAAAAGCGTCCTTCGGATCTTATGAACAACAGTGTGAAGACGAAAATCAGGAAAAAGAAGCGACATATTGCTTCAGCGTCAACAGCACTCATCTTTGGGGCAATATTAGGCCTTTTTCAAGCTATATTTCTCATGCTTACAGCCAAAGTTCTCCTTGGTGTGATGGGTGTGAAACCGGTAAGTGATTCATTTTTGTCATCTCCGCCTATATCGAATGAAGGAAAGAATTACAGCTCTTGTTATGGAGCAGGGTTCCCCTATGCTAGCCCCGGCACAGAAGTACTTGAGAATAAGGTCGATTGGTGCACCTGCAGTTCTTCTCACATTGGCCATGCAAGGGATCTTCCGTGGCTTTAAGGATACAAAAACTCCTTTATATGTCATTGGTAGGCCAAAAACTCTGTTCCGATTTCTCACCCCCCAACTACTTTGATTTGTGTTCCTCTCTCATTATCCTCAGATATGATTAAACACAAGAAATAGAAACATATCCTATATGAAATCAACCCTATAGTGATGGAGAAGTCTAATTACTCTAGTTTATTTGT
Proteins encoded in this region:
- the LOC126627723 gene encoding protein DETOXIFICATION 43-like isoform X2, which encodes MAEEQHLHEPVSKWKMPVGVFFKDARRVFKWDTLGKEILQIAFPAALAVAADPVASLIDTAFIGHIGPVELAAAGVSIALFNQASRITIFPLVSITTSFVAEEDTVAKMNTESAKGEKREKNSDMLDDMEKGAAKPKGDDTPQNAEKGAAEAEGERSDEGLAKDIESKKVILENVKLENAEKGAAKNSVQLENGSKTTMEKRPSDLMNNSVKTKIRKKKRHIASASTALIFGAILGLFQAIFLMLTAKVLLGVMGVKPGSPMLAPAQKYLRIRSIGAPAVLLTLAMQGIFRGFKDTKTPLYVIVAGYAVNIALDPLLIFVCGMGIRGAAMAHVISQYLMALVLFIILTTKVDLLPPSLKDLQFGRFLKNGTLLLARVVAVTFCVTLAASLAARLGPTPMAAFQTCLQVWLTSSLLADGLAVAGQAILACAFAEKDYKKATATATRVLQMSFILGVGLAFVVGIGLYFGAGVFSRDVNVLHLIKIGLPFVAATQPINSLSFVFDGVNFGASDFAYAAYSLVLVAIASIVSLFLLSKSHGFVGIWIALTIYMALRTFAGVWRMGTGTGPWRFLKGRSPQ
- the LOC126627723 gene encoding protein DETOXIFICATION 43-like isoform X1, with the translated sequence MAEEQHLHEPVSKWKMPVGVFFKDARRVFKWDTLGKEILQIAFPAALAVAADPVASLIDTAFIGHIGPVELAAAGVSIALFNQASRITIFPLVSITTSFVAEEDTVAKMNTESAKGEKREKNSDMLDDMEKGAAKPKGDDTPQNGKHLGKFSTQNSRVEKASTDDIECVEAEKGAAEAEGERSDEGLAKDIESKKVILENVKLENAEKGAAKNSVQLENGSKTTMEKRPSDLMNNSVKTKIRKKKRHIASASTALIFGAILGLFQAIFLMLTAKVLLGVMGVKPGSPMLAPAQKYLRIRSIGAPAVLLTLAMQGIFRGFKDTKTPLYVIVAGYAVNIALDPLLIFVCGMGIRGAAMAHVISQYLMALVLFIILTTKVDLLPPSLKDLQFGRFLKNGTLLLARVVAVTFCVTLAASLAARLGPTPMAAFQTCLQVWLTSSLLADGLAVAGQAILACAFAEKDYKKATATATRVLQMSFILGVGLAFVVGIGLYFGAGVFSRDVNVLHLIKIGLPFVAATQPINSLSFVFDGVNFGASDFAYAAYSLVLVAIASIVSLFLLSKSHGFVGIWIALTIYMALRTFAGVWRMGTGTGPWRFLKGRSPQ
- the LOC126627723 gene encoding protein DETOXIFICATION 43-like isoform X3 — its product is MAEEQHLHEPVSKWKMPVGVFFKDARRVFKWDTLGKEILQIAFPAALAVAADPVASLIDTAFIGHIGPVELAAAGVSIALFNQASRITIFPLVSITTSFVAEEDTVAKMNTESAKGEKREKNSDMLDDMEKGAAKPKGDDTPQNGAAEAEGERSDEGLAKDIESKKVILENVKLENAEKGAAKNSVQLENGSKTTMEKRPSDLMNNSVKTKIRKKKRHIASASTALIFGAILGLFQAIFLMLTAKVLLGVMGVKPGSPMLAPAQKYLRIRSIGAPAVLLTLAMQGIFRGFKDTKTPLYVIVAGYAVNIALDPLLIFVCGMGIRGAAMAHVISQYLMALVLFIILTTKVDLLPPSLKDLQFGRFLKNGTLLLARVVAVTFCVTLAASLAARLGPTPMAAFQTCLQVWLTSSLLADGLAVAGQAILACAFAEKDYKKATATATRVLQMSFILGVGLAFVVGIGLYFGAGVFSRDVNVLHLIKIGLPFVAATQPINSLSFVFDGVNFGASDFAYAAYSLVLVAIASIVSLFLLSKSHGFVGIWIALTIYMALRTFAGVWRMGTGTGPWRFLKGRSPQ